One region of Hymenobacter sediminicola genomic DNA includes:
- a CDS encoding glycosyltransferase family 4 protein: METLIYPSDQLVARPEMLVPPATTQLQPTRRRLLHLLWELRYSGAEVMVYDAKEYFESQGLYGSIVARGPEFGPYAPTLAKAGYPVEHLPARRNLGSFIELYRYLRKHPADVVHLHLEGLFIWHCLAIRLAFPKARIVHTHHDVYFQYPPYLRMKRTFHRWLATQLGVRHVSIGESVQTVEREHFHNSTTIVYNWIDENEFRPPTPEQMAAARQEIGIAPDAFVVLTVGTCNDKKCHNEIFEAVARVKDRLPNLVFLHRGTGENLPQEREYVKRLGIEQHVIFLDYIDYLPKVFWASDAFIFSSHWEGLGNVILQAIACKVPVILYQGWGMNDFRPDNPAENYGFWINPETERFDEALIEMHAMKADGRIAGWKDKAYAFYRKKFSAKKSLANMVQQYLG; encoded by the coding sequence ATGGAAACCTTAATCTATCCTTCGGACCAACTAGTAGCCAGACCCGAAATGCTGGTACCACCCGCTACCACGCAGCTCCAGCCAACTCGTCGGCGCCTGCTGCATCTGTTGTGGGAACTACGCTATTCAGGTGCTGAAGTGATGGTATATGATGCCAAAGAGTACTTCGAATCGCAGGGGCTGTATGGCTCTATTGTAGCCCGAGGGCCCGAATTTGGTCCTTACGCCCCGACCTTAGCCAAGGCTGGCTACCCGGTAGAGCATCTTCCGGCTCGCCGAAATCTGGGCTCGTTCATCGAGCTATATCGGTACCTGCGTAAGCACCCCGCCGATGTGGTGCATCTGCACCTAGAAGGGTTGTTTATTTGGCATTGTCTCGCTATCCGGCTGGCCTTTCCTAAGGCCCGCATTGTGCATACCCACCACGATGTTTACTTTCAGTATCCGCCGTATCTGCGGATGAAGCGCACGTTTCACCGCTGGCTGGCCACGCAGCTGGGGGTGCGCCACGTCAGCATCGGCGAGTCGGTGCAGACGGTGGAACGGGAGCATTTCCACAACAGCACTACGATTGTATACAACTGGATTGACGAAAACGAGTTCCGGCCGCCCACGCCCGAGCAGATGGCAGCTGCCCGGCAGGAAATCGGTATTGCACCCGATGCCTTTGTTGTGCTGACCGTGGGCACCTGCAACGACAAGAAGTGCCACAACGAAATATTTGAGGCGGTAGCGAGAGTGAAAGACCGGCTGCCTAACCTGGTTTTTCTGCACCGGGGCACTGGCGAAAACCTGCCGCAGGAGCGCGAATACGTGAAGCGGCTGGGCATAGAGCAGCACGTCATTTTCCTCGACTACATCGACTACCTGCCCAAAGTATTCTGGGCGTCCGATGCCTTCATTTTTTCCTCGCATTGGGAGGGGCTGGGCAATGTGATTCTGCAGGCCATTGCCTGTAAGGTGCCTGTTATACTCTATCAGGGCTGGGGCATGAACGATTTTCGGCCTGACAATCCGGCTGAGAACTACGGCTTCTGGATAAATCCGGAGACGGAGCGCTTTGATGAAGCTCTGATAGAAATGCACGCTATGAAAGCGGATGGCCGCATTGCTGGCTGGAAAGACAAAGCCTATGCTTTCTACCGCAAAAAATTCTCCGCCAAAAAGTCGCTGGCCAATATGGTGCAGCAGTACCTGGGCTAG
- a CDS encoding Ig-like domain-containing protein translates to MSASLQTYVSLAVLLFFTTFCANAQSDGGLTGLTASAPVRLDGQSNRVIENLVITNFASEPAIKLTNCSNMTIRRVSMRNGQKLGVDLYNCSNIKIEDCYFENLIGGVYAQNGTGGLVVSHNSFKNMNMADARGQFIQFNNCTGAGNIIEYNYGLNVAGQSNPEDGINMFMTSGTPSSPLLIRNNYINGGGPSASGGGILVGDTGGSYCTIENNVVINPGQYGIANTGGTNNKIINNVVFARQQSFTNVGIYLWGGPRIVENPTVTGNKVNWVNSAGQQNPFWTMNTTNMVENNNSWGDQSITANYPAPAGAGIRVSGGGTTTPTTPTTPTTPTTPTTPTVTPPLASGALYRAINFNGSAATIDGNSWEGDNAPNITHNAQRFADQNATLTPATDAARANMIRSSIYSNNLQLTVSSVPAGQYNVYAYVWEDNYAGTINLNVQGQRVSTFNTGAAGSWQRIGPFAATVASNGQLQITSSGGDLNLSGLEIRATGTAPVANVAPRIQLATSAATLTAGGSVTLTATASDADGTVSKVEFYQGSTKLGEDTSAPYTFTWSNVAAGSYSLTAKATDNATASTTSAAVSLSVTAPVPTTPVTAFYRAINLGGGSTTLDGKTWEAGTGASNFTVVNGNVFSNNNVALTPATDATRANMIRSSVWSNSLNVRMSAVPNGTYEVYMYVWEDNYPATFSLSLNGQRVVTNRNSGSAGSWAKVGPFTTSVVNGTITVTSTGGDANLSGLEIYSKTTTNSAASTTSPATGAGQ, encoded by the coding sequence ATGTCTGCTTCTTTGCAGACGTATGTGTCGTTGGCTGTGTTGCTCTTTTTCACCACGTTTTGCGCCAATGCTCAGTCGGATGGTGGATTGACCGGCCTGACGGCTAGTGCCCCGGTTCGCCTGGATGGCCAGAGTAATCGTGTGATTGAAAATCTGGTGATTACCAATTTCGCATCGGAGCCTGCCATCAAGCTCACAAACTGCTCCAACATGACTATCCGTCGTGTTTCGATGCGTAATGGTCAGAAACTGGGCGTTGATCTGTACAACTGCTCGAACATTAAAATCGAGGATTGCTACTTCGAAAACCTGATTGGCGGTGTCTACGCCCAGAACGGTACGGGTGGCCTAGTGGTTAGCCACAACTCCTTCAAGAACATGAACATGGCGGATGCCCGTGGGCAATTCATTCAGTTCAACAACTGCACCGGCGCCGGCAACATCATCGAGTACAACTACGGTTTGAACGTAGCTGGCCAGAGCAACCCGGAGGATGGCATCAATATGTTCATGACCAGCGGTACGCCTAGCAGCCCCCTGCTCATCCGTAACAACTACATCAATGGTGGTGGCCCCAGCGCTTCGGGTGGCGGCATCTTGGTAGGTGACACGGGTGGCTCGTACTGCACGATTGAAAACAACGTGGTTATCAATCCGGGTCAGTATGGCATTGCCAACACCGGCGGCACAAACAACAAGATCATCAACAACGTGGTATTTGCTCGTCAGCAGAGCTTCACCAACGTGGGCATCTACCTGTGGGGCGGTCCGCGCATCGTAGAAAACCCAACGGTAACCGGTAACAAGGTAAACTGGGTAAACAGCGCTGGCCAGCAGAACCCCTTCTGGACGATGAACACCACCAACATGGTGGAGAACAACAACAGCTGGGGCGACCAGTCGATTACGGCTAACTATCCGGCTCCGGCTGGCGCTGGTATCCGGGTAAGCGGTGGCGGCACTACTACGCCTACCACGCCTACTACCCCCACCACTCCTACTACGCCTACGACCCCAACGGTAACGCCGCCGCTAGCCAGCGGTGCTCTGTACCGCGCCATCAACTTCAACGGCAGCGCCGCTACGATTGACGGCAACAGCTGGGAAGGCGACAATGCTCCGAACATCACGCACAATGCGCAGCGTTTCGCTGACCAGAACGCGACGCTTACTCCTGCAACGGATGCTGCCCGGGCAAACATGATTCGCTCTTCGATCTACAGCAACAACCTGCAGCTGACCGTGAGCAGCGTGCCAGCCGGCCAGTACAATGTGTATGCTTATGTGTGGGAAGATAACTATGCCGGCACCATCAACCTGAACGTTCAGGGCCAGCGCGTCTCTACCTTCAACACCGGCGCCGCCGGCAGCTGGCAGCGTATCGGTCCGTTCGCAGCTACGGTAGCTTCCAACGGCCAGCTCCAGATTACGTCTTCGGGCGGCGACCTGAACCTCTCCGGCCTGGAAATCCGGGCAACCGGCACGGCTCCAGTAGCTAACGTAGCCCCGCGCATTCAGCTAGCCACTTCTGCCGCAACCCTGACTGCTGGCGGTAGCGTAACCCTGACGGCAACTGCTTCGGATGCTGACGGCACTGTAAGCAAAGTAGAGTTCTACCAAGGCTCAACCAAACTGGGCGAAGACACCAGCGCGCCCTACACCTTCACGTGGAGCAACGTAGCCGCCGGCTCGTATTCCCTGACGGCTAAGGCTACTGACAACGCTACTGCCAGCACTACTTCTGCAGCTGTAAGCCTGTCGGTAACGGCTCCGGTGCCTACTACGCCTGTTACGGCTTTCTACCGCGCTATCAACCTGGGTGGCGGCAGCACAACGCTCGACGGTAAGACCTGGGAAGCTGGTACTGGCGCCTCCAACTTCACGGTGGTAAACGGCAACGTGTTTTCGAACAACAATGTGGCCCTGACGCCTGCTACCGATGCTACCCGTGCCAACATGATTCGCTCGTCGGTGTGGAGCAACAGCCTGAACGTTCGGATGTCGGCAGTACCAAACGGTACGTACGAGGTCTACATGTATGTGTGGGAGGACAACTACCCAGCTACGTTCAGCCTGTCGCTGAATGGCCAGCGGGTAGTTACGAACCGCAACAGCGGCTCGGCTGGCAGCTGGGCTAAAGTAGGCCCCTTCACTACCAGCGTAGTGAACGGTACTATCACCGTTACGTCGACCGGTGGCGACGCCAACCTCTCGGGTCTGGAAATCTACTCGAAGACGACGACTAACTCGGCCGCTTCTACTACTTCGCCCGCAACTGGTGCAGGCCAATAG
- a CDS encoding O-antigen ligase family protein: MKINIRYCYIGALLVLLLSDPLFSEIFTGKAPEGDLSPHPSHEFNLLYARFFAIMCVALSVLYYRYLRGMALGVFWASVAATGLLAAESYWFYDTPMVYPHVFQKLLVLFAIPAFYGLYARVGRITLADIIPMIWVVLALNLALVNLESLSVGAFLAHNRGLYASSVYLLMLPLLYHFNVYLEQRQTRQLLLFFLAAFAIFFFQHRTVWVTSAVALALNALLIARAAPKRLGGAAVPMLIGIPLLVVSLAASFILVSYPEVTEKLAANFSDIENHSTQGTGEWRAIQFDSYWPFVEDHPVLGMRLAGFELPVQFYNPESNTPFFEDGHGHNLHSFYLETLFYFGAVGLLLFVLPHLYVARHLLRRVPASPEALTWAILIVTNLVYAYSYCLPPFFYGFIGFGLLRITQLTATPQTAKAPLPPPARPQPAPFPAESNSLPFPV; encoded by the coding sequence ATGAAAATCAATATTCGCTACTGCTATATCGGGGCCCTGCTGGTGCTGTTGCTATCCGACCCGCTGTTTTCGGAAATATTTACCGGCAAAGCGCCCGAAGGTGACCTGAGCCCACATCCGTCGCACGAATTCAACCTTCTGTACGCCAGGTTTTTTGCCATCATGTGCGTGGCACTCAGCGTGCTCTACTACCGTTATCTGCGTGGCATGGCACTCGGGGTGTTCTGGGCATCGGTGGCCGCTACGGGGTTGCTGGCCGCCGAGTCGTACTGGTTTTATGATACACCGATGGTGTATCCGCATGTGTTTCAGAAGCTGCTGGTGTTGTTTGCCATCCCGGCTTTCTATGGCCTGTATGCACGCGTAGGCCGCATCACCCTCGCCGACATCATTCCGATGATATGGGTGGTACTAGCCCTGAATCTGGCGCTGGTGAACCTTGAGTCATTGAGTGTGGGGGCCTTCCTGGCGCACAACCGGGGGCTGTATGCCTCATCGGTGTATCTGCTGATGCTGCCCTTGCTTTACCATTTCAATGTTTATCTGGAGCAGCGGCAAACCCGGCAGCTGTTGCTGTTTTTTCTGGCTGCATTCGCCATCTTTTTCTTTCAGCACCGCACGGTGTGGGTGACATCGGCAGTAGCGCTGGCGCTGAATGCGCTGCTGATAGCCCGCGCCGCACCAAAACGCCTGGGCGGCGCGGCGGTGCCCATGCTGATAGGTATTCCGCTGCTGGTGGTGTCCCTGGCCGCGTCCTTCATTCTGGTGTCGTACCCGGAAGTGACGGAGAAGCTGGCAGCCAACTTCTCTGACATCGAGAACCACAGCACCCAGGGCACCGGCGAGTGGCGGGCCATACAATTCGATTCCTACTGGCCTTTCGTGGAGGATCATCCGGTGCTGGGCATGCGTCTGGCCGGCTTCGAGTTGCCGGTGCAGTTCTACAACCCTGAAAGCAATACGCCCTTCTTCGAGGACGGACACGGCCACAACCTGCACAGCTTCTACCTCGAAACCCTTTTCTACTTTGGGGCAGTGGGCCTGCTGCTGTTTGTGCTGCCTCACCTCTACGTAGCGCGCCACCTGCTGCGCCGCGTCCCGGCTTCTCCCGAAGCCCTGACCTGGGCGATTCTCATCGTCACGAATCTGGTGTACGCCTACTCCTACTGCCTGCCGCCCTTTTTCTACGGCTTCATCGGGTTTGGCCTGTTGCGCATCACGCAGCTAACTGCTACGCCCCAGACGGCCAAAGCACCCTTGCCACCGCCTGCCCGGCCACAGCCGGCACCATTTCCTGCAGAAAGCAATTCGTTGCCTTTTCCTGTCTGA
- a CDS encoding glycosyltransferase family 2 protein translates to MLYIVIPVFNRLSYTRACLDALRAQTEQGFQTIVVDDGSTDGTAEALAADYPEVIVLPGTGSLFWTAGVNLGLRYALDQGASWLMTMNNDVVAYPDFVEKMMQAAHSRPPALYGAFELDARTQEPVYAGGWLNWRTGSFRRLLDDVPLEQRHGQYSTECLPGRGLLIPRVVFERIGLFAAELLPHYYADYDFTHQARLAGFEVYLNFDACLGTYPDESGDQHNRQQRTLRNYYQHLFSIRGGANLRDFTWFARRNCPPRDLPLCLLTGYSRRLVGYFLK, encoded by the coding sequence ATGCTGTATATCGTCATCCCGGTTTTCAACCGTCTCTCCTATACACGCGCTTGTCTGGATGCGCTGCGGGCCCAGACGGAGCAGGGGTTTCAGACAATTGTGGTGGATGATGGCTCGACGGATGGCACGGCCGAGGCCCTGGCCGCCGACTATCCGGAAGTCATTGTTCTGCCCGGCACGGGCTCGTTGTTCTGGACGGCCGGTGTGAACCTAGGCCTGCGCTATGCGCTGGACCAGGGTGCTAGCTGGCTGATGACCATGAACAACGACGTAGTCGCCTATCCTGATTTCGTGGAGAAAATGATGCAGGCCGCCCACAGCCGTCCCCCGGCGCTGTATGGAGCTTTTGAGCTGGACGCACGCACGCAGGAGCCGGTATATGCCGGCGGCTGGCTCAACTGGCGCACCGGCAGCTTCCGGCGGCTGCTCGACGACGTGCCACTTGAGCAACGCCACGGCCAATACTCCACTGAATGCCTGCCAGGCCGCGGATTACTCATTCCGCGCGTCGTGTTTGAGCGTATCGGCTTGTTTGCGGCTGAGTTGCTCCCTCACTACTACGCCGATTACGACTTTACCCATCAGGCGCGGTTGGCAGGGTTTGAAGTGTATCTGAATTTTGATGCCTGCCTCGGCACCTACCCCGACGAAAGCGGCGACCAGCACAACCGGCAGCAGCGCACCCTACGCAATTACTACCAGCACCTGTTCAGCATCCGAGGCGGTGCCAACCTGCGGGACTTCACTTGGTTTGCACGGCGCAATTGCCCGCCCCGCGACTTACCTCTGTGCCTGCTCACAGGCTATTCGCGCCGGTTAGTAGGTTACTTCCTGAAGTAA
- a CDS encoding nucleotide-diphospho-sugar transferase: MQSSPFASTNPSPAAAPPRAAVLFIVFNRADVTMQVLAAIRAARPPRLYVAADGPRAQRPTEAEACTAVRAQVLAAIDWPCTVETLFREQNLGCRRAVSEAISWFFEHEESGIILEDDCLPHPSFFPYCEQLLEQYAHDTRVLHISGSNLLRGWHRDPDYSYFFSQYVGIWGWATWRRAWQFYDAATPLLPELARKNYFWNRFFHRLEQRFALQPLWATHTGQLDTWDYQWAFTLLSQSGLSITPGVNLISNIGFGGQATHTHNTDHPWANLPTRPIQMPLRHPPFMMRDTLSDYRQWRSTLRDKAVARVRQLAAVFSITL, from the coding sequence ATGCAGTCCTCTCCATTTGCTTCTACCAACCCAAGTCCTGCTGCGGCGCCTCCACGGGCGGCGGTGTTGTTTATCGTCTTCAACCGAGCCGATGTAACGATGCAGGTGCTGGCCGCCATCCGGGCAGCCCGCCCGCCGCGGCTCTATGTTGCGGCCGACGGCCCACGGGCCCAGCGGCCCACCGAGGCCGAAGCCTGCACGGCGGTTCGGGCGCAGGTGCTGGCCGCCATTGACTGGCCCTGTACGGTTGAGACGCTGTTTCGGGAGCAAAACCTGGGCTGCCGCCGGGCGGTGAGTGAGGCCATCAGCTGGTTTTTTGAGCACGAAGAAAGTGGCATTATCCTCGAAGATGATTGCCTGCCGCACCCCAGCTTCTTCCCGTATTGCGAGCAGCTGCTGGAGCAGTATGCCCACGATACCCGCGTGCTGCATATCAGCGGCAGCAACCTACTGCGTGGCTGGCACCGCGACCCGGACTACTCTTACTTTTTCTCGCAATACGTGGGTATTTGGGGCTGGGCCACCTGGCGCCGGGCTTGGCAATTCTACGATGCGGCCACGCCGCTGCTGCCCGAGCTGGCCCGCAAAAACTACTTCTGGAACCGCTTTTTCCACCGGCTGGAGCAGCGCTTTGCTCTGCAGCCTCTATGGGCCACCCACACGGGCCAGCTGGACACCTGGGACTACCAGTGGGCTTTCACGCTGCTGAGCCAGTCGGGGCTGAGTATCACGCCGGGCGTAAACCTGATCAGCAACATTGGCTTCGGCGGCCAGGCTACCCACACGCACAACACCGACCACCCGTGGGCCAATCTGCCGACCCGGCCAATCCAGATGCCACTGCGCCATCCGCCTTTCATGATGCGCGATACGCTGTCGGACTACCGGCAATGGCGCTCCACGCTCCGCGACAAGGCGGTGGCGCGGGTACGGCAGCTGGCAGCGGTATTTTCCATCACGCTGTAG
- a CDS encoding glycosyltransferase family 2 protein, with amino-acid sequence MSAVQLSIIVPTYNRLHDLQRVLGQLQRMLRPPGLSLEILISDNSTEDDTQQWVEREQPAGMLYHRNAHNLGQYNNCNLALRRARGEWVQILHDDDEITPDYLQALVPYLSDPDLVLVTGRSIFVGTNAADVQQQHDLRLQRLHFTYPARLNGRQLFTQTLQLGCPFIISHSLMRRKAVLAAGSFKEQLRYTGDFDLWLRMMMRGDFQLVDAVMGNYHLHPGNQISTRKTRWAMYMESYCHALYYLAPLHHYDPAGAATFRQALSKEVPKLQFISGQLLHNPSLSRRLNTLLQRHQLQPRTTPASLPYMLLNALPANLGGQLYRGLVSTIPA; translated from the coding sequence ATGTCGGCAGTACAGCTCTCCATCATCGTTCCTACCTACAACCGCCTGCATGATCTGCAGCGCGTGCTGGGCCAGTTGCAGCGGATGCTACGGCCGCCAGGGCTTAGCCTGGAAATTCTTATCAGCGACAACTCTACTGAGGACGACACACAGCAGTGGGTAGAGCGCGAGCAGCCGGCTGGCATGCTCTACCACCGCAACGCCCATAATCTGGGCCAATACAACAACTGCAACCTGGCGCTGCGGCGTGCACGCGGCGAGTGGGTGCAGATTCTGCACGACGACGACGAAATAACGCCCGACTACCTGCAGGCTCTCGTTCCATACCTCTCCGATCCTGACCTCGTGCTGGTGACCGGCCGGAGCATTTTTGTGGGCACGAATGCCGCCGACGTGCAACAGCAGCACGATTTGCGGCTGCAGCGGCTACATTTCACGTACCCGGCCCGGCTCAATGGCCGGCAGCTGTTCACCCAAACCCTGCAGCTGGGCTGCCCTTTCATTATTTCGCATTCGCTCATGCGCCGCAAAGCCGTGTTGGCGGCGGGCAGCTTCAAGGAGCAGCTTCGCTACACCGGCGACTTCGACCTGTGGCTCCGCATGATGATGCGCGGCGACTTCCAACTCGTGGACGCCGTGATGGGCAACTATCATCTGCATCCCGGCAACCAGATTTCGACTCGCAAAACGCGCTGGGCCATGTATATGGAAAGCTACTGCCACGCCCTGTACTATCTGGCCCCCCTGCACCACTACGACCCAGCCGGGGCCGCGACGTTTCGCCAGGCACTTTCGAAGGAAGTACCCAAGCTGCAGTTCATATCCGGACAGCTGCTGCACAACCCCAGCCTGAGCCGGCGCCTCAACACGTTGCTGCAGCGGCATCAGCTACAGCCCCGCACTACCCCGGCCTCGCTGCCTTATATGCTGCTCAATGCGCTGCCTGCCAACCTGGGCGGACAGCTCTACCGCGGGCTGGTAAGCACCATACCGGCCTGA
- a CDS encoding lipopolysaccharide biosynthesis protein — MSASSSSIPASTIRGLRWSMITTVAIAGLQFVYSGIMSRLLTPADFGLMGMAMVVISFGSYFAHMGLEQALIQRSDLQPVHIRATSTVAIGLGIVVTGLMWALAPLATLLFKEPGVVNVLRGMSLTFLLNSLGATSQSLLRRRMAFDLLARIEFAAFLAGYGVIGLGMAWAGWGIWSLVGATLANLLVKAVAAWLCVRHSLRPPLRWAHYQPLVNFGGAVSVVSLLEYFGSNLDRLSIGRLLGTFTLGLYNRTFFLVQLPLYHFTDSISRVMLPSYSSLQHDIPRLRPLYLTTLSLSAWVMLPMAAGMAVAAEPLVRVVLGPQWGAAVPLLGPLALMVGAHLLTIYSGSLCESLGRLRFKVWLQVGFIAGLSAGLWLAAPYGLRAMVFTVLLAEVLRHLTYQVAIHRYLQIPAAGLWGAYWPALCTALVLALVLGTAQNGLARLEAGALLQLLVLMVLGAVALLGQLAMPWNRTVRISLYNELEGHLKPGTMRNRLLALLGPAPAVLQPS, encoded by the coding sequence ATGTCTGCATCTTCCTCTTCCATCCCGGCTAGTACCATTCGTGGGCTTCGTTGGAGCATGATTACTACCGTGGCCATTGCCGGGCTGCAATTCGTGTATTCCGGCATTATGTCGCGCCTGCTCACTCCCGCCGATTTTGGGCTGATGGGTATGGCCATGGTCGTCATCAGTTTCGGGAGCTATTTTGCCCACATGGGGCTGGAGCAGGCACTCATTCAGCGCTCCGACCTGCAACCCGTACACATCCGGGCCACCTCTACCGTAGCCATTGGGCTCGGCATTGTCGTGACGGGCCTGATGTGGGCGCTGGCGCCTCTGGCAACGCTGCTTTTCAAAGAGCCGGGCGTGGTGAATGTGCTGCGCGGCATGTCGCTCACTTTTTTGCTCAATAGCCTGGGCGCTACCTCGCAGAGCCTGCTGCGCCGCCGTATGGCGTTTGATTTGCTGGCCCGTATTGAGTTCGCGGCCTTTTTGGCGGGCTATGGCGTCATTGGGCTGGGAATGGCCTGGGCTGGCTGGGGCATCTGGAGCTTGGTAGGCGCTACACTGGCCAACCTGCTGGTGAAAGCCGTTGCGGCCTGGCTTTGTGTCCGGCACAGCCTGCGTCCGCCGCTGCGCTGGGCGCATTATCAGCCACTGGTCAATTTTGGCGGAGCAGTATCGGTGGTAAGTCTGCTGGAATATTTTGGGTCGAACCTTGACCGGCTGAGCATCGGCAGGCTGCTGGGCACCTTCACGTTGGGCCTCTACAACCGTACGTTTTTCCTGGTACAGTTGCCCCTCTACCATTTCACCGACAGCATTTCGCGGGTGATGCTGCCCTCCTACAGCAGTTTGCAGCACGACATTCCGCGCCTCCGCCCGCTCTACCTGACCACGCTCAGCCTATCGGCGTGGGTGATGCTGCCCATGGCCGCCGGCATGGCGGTGGCCGCCGAGCCGCTGGTGCGCGTGGTGCTGGGGCCACAATGGGGCGCGGCGGTGCCACTGCTGGGGCCGTTGGCCCTGATGGTTGGGGCGCACCTGCTCACCATCTACAGCGGGTCATTGTGCGAATCGTTGGGCCGGCTGCGGTTTAAGGTGTGGCTGCAGGTGGGCTTTATTGCGGGCCTGAGTGCGGGCCTGTGGCTGGCGGCCCCGTATGGGCTCCGCGCCATGGTGTTCACGGTGCTGCTGGCCGAAGTGCTTCGCCATCTTACGTATCAAGTGGCTATTCACCGCTACCTCCAGATTCCGGCGGCGGGCCTTTGGGGCGCCTATTGGCCCGCGCTATGCACAGCACTGGTGCTGGCGCTGGTGCTGGGCACCGCGCAGAATGGCCTGGCCCGCTTGGAAGCAGGTGCGCTGCTGCAACTGCTGGTACTGATGGTGCTGGGAGCCGTGGCGCTATTGGGCCAACTGGCAATGCCTTGGAACCGCACGGTACGCATTTCCCTCTACAACGAACTGGAAGGTCACCTCAAGCCCGGCACGATGCGCAACCGCCTGCTTGCACTGCTGGGCCCGGCGCCTGCAGTGCTGCAACCCTCCTGA
- a CDS encoding glycosyltransferase family 4 protein: MKVGLATPIDIEVLCPHLDLPAGTVPPQGLGGSATTPLVQGLLAAGHTVSVYTLGRNIPEPVVLRGPRLTVYVGNFRARARQYCPDMFEAEATIIRQFIDLDQPDIVHAHWGYEFARGALASGFPHLITLHDNPWNVLRYQPDLYRVVRLLLKLWVLRRGQHFTAVSPYLAQALESASRKLTVVPNAVLPAPGGVKAFPDKKVRRIVSILTGWSELKNAATALQAFRQVREQLGPDLEYWLYGPDYGPGEAAQQWAEAQGLAAGVQFGGLLPHEELLHCLPTFDVLLHPSREESFGLTLVEAMQAGLPVVGGSHSGAVPWVLEGGRCGLLADINSPTAIAAALLTLFTQPARYEELSARGVDRVANHFSQSAVTAAYERLYQQVLGWNQTAARPLKTQAIDWQHIAEPRSVALSPLS, translated from the coding sequence ATGAAAGTAGGCCTGGCAACCCCCATCGACATTGAAGTGCTGTGCCCCCACCTGGATTTGCCGGCTGGCACTGTGCCGCCGCAAGGGTTAGGTGGCAGCGCCACTACGCCGCTGGTGCAGGGGTTGCTGGCAGCCGGGCATACTGTATCTGTCTACACGTTGGGCCGCAACATACCGGAACCTGTTGTGCTGCGTGGCCCACGCCTCACGGTGTATGTGGGAAATTTCCGGGCCCGGGCCCGGCAGTACTGCCCCGATATGTTTGAAGCCGAAGCGACTATTATCCGGCAGTTCATCGACCTGGACCAGCCTGATATCGTGCATGCGCACTGGGGCTACGAGTTTGCGCGTGGCGCATTGGCCAGCGGCTTTCCGCACCTCATTACCCTGCACGACAACCCCTGGAACGTGCTGCGCTACCAACCCGACCTCTACCGGGTGGTGCGGCTGCTGCTTAAGCTCTGGGTGTTGCGGCGCGGCCAGCATTTCACGGCTGTATCGCCGTACCTGGCGCAGGCGCTGGAAAGTGCTTCCCGCAAGCTGACGGTAGTACCGAATGCCGTGCTGCCGGCTCCTGGTGGCGTCAAGGCTTTCCCCGACAAGAAGGTTCGGCGCATTGTGTCTATCCTCACGGGCTGGTCAGAGCTGAAAAACGCCGCCACCGCGCTGCAGGCCTTCCGGCAGGTACGCGAGCAGCTAGGCCCCGACCTGGAGTACTGGCTCTACGGCCCCGACTATGGTCCGGGTGAAGCAGCCCAGCAGTGGGCCGAAGCGCAGGGCCTCGCGGCAGGCGTGCAGTTTGGTGGGCTGCTGCCGCACGAGGAACTGCTGCATTGCCTGCCCACTTTCGATGTGCTGCTGCATCCCTCGCGCGAAGAGTCGTTTGGGCTGACGCTGGTGGAAGCCATGCAGGCCGGCCTGCCAGTAGTGGGCGGCAGCCACTCCGGCGCCGTGCCCTGGGTGCTGGAAGGTGGCCGCTGCGGCCTGCTCGCCGACATCAACTCGCCCACGGCCATTGCCGCTGCTCTGCTCACGCTCTTTACGCAGCCCGCCCGCTACGAAGAGCTGAGTGCGCGGGGAGTAGACCGAGTAGCCAACCACTTCTCCCAGTCTGCCGTGACGGCGGCCTACGAGCGACTCTACCAGCAGGTATTGGGCTGGAACCAGACAGCCGCCCGGCCACTGAAAACGCAGGCTATAGACTGGCAGCACATTGCCGAACCCCGTTCCGTTGCCCTTTCCCCGTTGTCATGA